The following DNA comes from Mesorhizobium sp. B2-1-8.
CTTTCCGGGAGGTAAGCGCCGAGCAAGTCGAGCACCTCTTGCTGGGCAGCGCGCGTGCCGTCCTCCTCGACGAAGACGCGCTCGGGGATTTCGTCATAGAGCCGGCGCTTCTCGGCGAGATAGGGCAGCAGGTGACCGTCCACCTCGATCCAGTTCACGGATTCCAGCGGCTTCAGACCGACGGTGAAGAGTTTCGACGAGCCGTCATAGGGCGTATGGGTGGGTTGCCGGAAACTCATGCCTCTTTGAACGAGCCCAAGCCGGCGGCGGTCATCCGCGCCGCGAATTCGGTGATGTCGTAGTCGGCGGCGCCCGCCTGGGCGAAAGGATCGGCTGCCAACCTGGCATCGAGCACTTCGCGGGGGCAGCGTGCGATGATGATGCCGCCGGTTCTTGGTCGCTTGGGCCCGGACGCAACGAAGATGCCTTCGGCGTAGCAGGCTTCCAGCCACTCGATATGGCCTGGCGCCAAGCGGTCGATCTCGGTGAGCGGCACCTTGTAGTTCAGCGACACGACGAACATTGTATTCTCCGGGCTTGGGTCACGACAGCCTGGCGGGGATCAGCCCGCGCAGCGAATTGCCGACGAACAGCGCCTTGGCGGATTTGAGGTCATCCAAGCTGTAGATCGCTTCATTGGCGCGGCCTTCATCCAGAAGCACGGCGCGCAATACGCCAGGCAGCAGGCCGCAATCGAGCCGAGGCGTCGCCAGGATGCCATCGCCGAAATCGGCGAAGACATTGGTGATCGTGCCTTCGCAGATCTCGCCGCGCTCATTGGCCAGCAGCACCTCGTCGGCCTGGGTGATGAGATATTCGGAGCGGGCATGGGTGTAGAGCTGCCGCCGGCTGGTCTTGTGGCGCAGCAGCATGTCGCTCGAATCGAGCCTCGTCCGTGCCAGCCGCAGCGCCCACACCTTGTCGGCGGCAAGGGGTTCATAGGGCTGCGCCGAGGCGTTGGCCTCGCCGTTGCGCGACAGAGCGAGCCGCGTGCGCATGGCGATGGGTGATCGATCGACCGCGCCGCTCAGGGCTTCGCCGACTTCTTGCGGATCATAGCTGAACCCCAGTTCCGCCGCCGAGCCATAAAGGCGCGCGAGATGGCGATCGAGTCGCAGGAAGCCCGAGGCGGGTTCCCAGCGCATGGTCTCGATCAGCTCGAAACCGGCGGCGTCCCCGTCGCGAAGCGGGCTTTGAGCAGACACTCCTGATACTCCTCTTGTGCGACCGAATCGAAGACGATGCCGCCGCCGACATTGTAGACGGCCTCGCCGCTGGCAAAGAGCGAGATGGTCCGGATCGCGACGGAAAAGCGCATCGTGCCGCCGGGTGCGATCCAGCCGATGGCGCCGCAATAGACGTCGCGGGGCGTGCCTTCCAGATCATGCAGGATCTCCATGGCACGGATCTTCGGCGCGCCGGTGATCGAGCCGCAGGGAAACAGCGCCGCGAAAACCTGGCGTATGCCGAGGCCGGGCAGCAGCTTGGCCCTGACGTCGCTCACCATCTGGTGGACGGTCGGGTAGGTCTCGATGCGGAACAATTCCGGCACCTCCAGCGTGCCGACCTCACTGATCAGCGATATGTCGTTGCGCAGGAGGTCGACGATCATCCGGTTCTCGGCCTGGTTCTTCTCGTCATTGCGCAGGAAATTCTTCTGCCGTTCGTCCTCGTCCCTGGTTGCGCCGCGCGGTGCGGTACCCTTCATCGGATGCGTTTCGATCATCCCCGCGACATCGATCTCGAAGAACAGTTCGGGCGAGCGCGACAGAACGATCGGGTCGCCGAGCGCGACCAGCGCGCCATATTTCACCGGC
Coding sequences within:
- a CDS encoding YciI family protein is translated as MFVVSLNYKVPLTEIDRLAPGHIEWLEACYAEGIFVASGPKRPRTGGIIIARCPREVLDARLAADPFAQAGAADYDITEFAARMTAAGLGSFKEA
- a CDS encoding aminotransferase class IV family protein, producing the protein MSAQSPLRDGDAAGFELIETMRWEPASGFLRLDRHLARLYGSAAELGFSYDPQEVGEALSGAVDRSPIAMRTRLALSRNGEANASAQPYEPLAADKVWALRLARTRLDSSDMLLRHKTSRRQLYTHARSEYLITQADEVLLANERGEICEGTITNVFADFGDGILATPRLDCGLLPGVLRAVLLDEGRANEAIYSLDDLKSAKALFVGNSLRGLIPARLS
- a CDS encoding aminodeoxychorismate synthase component I → MPVPMSLPAAIFRNDESARQLVFERPADIIVAHEAKDFPAALQAAQAAHDAGKWLAGYFSYEAGYLLEPKLVPLLPGRRRAPLVCLGVFDAPDEEAVPPRSTPTNGPIFDARATWSFEDYQKRFSRLHRHIRRGDCYQGNLTFPVHAQWSGDPLAAFDALTERQPVKYGALVALGDPIVLSRSPELFFEIDVAGMIETHPMKGTAPRGATRDEDERQKNFLRNDEKNQAENRMIVDLLRNDISLISEVGTLEVPELFRIETYPTVHQMVSDVRAKLLPGLGIRQVFAALFPCGSITGAPKIRAMEILHDLEGTPRDVYCGAIGWIAPGGTMRFSVAIRTISLFASGEAVYNVGGGIVFDSVAQEEYQECLLKARFATGTPPVSS